The following coding sequences lie in one Nocardioides sambongensis genomic window:
- a CDS encoding sulfotransferase family protein has translation MGMPRGGTSLVGGLVRLCGLPFGEGMIGNHEDPAFNFDYIRRAGGDPLTEIRRAIPERNAAYDAWGWKYPRATRYLDDIRNELRSPHLIVVLRDPVAAAGRHRGGEGGRRAAVLRQHDLQMRNLDLIERWQVPTLAVSYERGISQPVRLARQIARFLGFPVPERSRVLDFVTPGRYQMIDGDAGGQVTGA, from the coding sequence ATGGGCATGCCGCGCGGCGGTACGTCACTGGTGGGAGGACTGGTCCGGCTGTGCGGCCTCCCGTTCGGGGAGGGAATGATCGGCAACCACGAGGACCCGGCCTTCAACTTCGACTACATCCGTCGTGCCGGAGGCGATCCGCTCACCGAGATCCGCAGGGCGATCCCCGAGCGCAACGCGGCGTACGACGCTTGGGGGTGGAAGTATCCGCGTGCCACCCGCTATCTCGACGACATCCGCAACGAGCTCCGCAGTCCACACCTGATCGTGGTCCTCCGCGATCCGGTCGCCGCCGCCGGGCGGCACCGTGGCGGCGAGGGCGGCCGGCGCGCGGCCGTGCTCCGCCAGCACGATCTCCAGATGAGGAACCTCGACCTGATCGAGCGATGGCAGGTCCCGACCCTGGCGGTCAGTTACGAGCGCGGGATCAGCCAGCCGGTGCGGCTCGCGCGACAGATCGCACGGTTCCTCGGCTTCCCCGTCCCGGAGCGGTCCCGGGTGCTCGACTTCGTCACCCCCGGCCGCTACCAGATGATCGACGGCGACGCCGGCGGACAAGTCACCGGCGCATAG
- a CDS encoding sulfotransferase family protein: MAGQPRTASPPAIRLYDEPLLEEPRTYVVIGTPRGGTSLIGGLVRLCGLPFGEGLLDNHEDPAFNFEAIQRSGQDPATTLRQTVRQRNAAHPVWGWKYPRASRYLDAIRSDLRNPHLLVVLRDPVAAAGRHRGADGGRRSAIHLQHERQVVNVELMERWQVPTLAISYERGVDQPVRLTRQIARFLGTPAPDKVRVREFVRPGTYQKIK; encoded by the coding sequence ATGGCAGGTCAGCCGAGAACCGCGAGCCCACCGGCGATCCGGCTCTACGACGAACCGCTCCTCGAGGAGCCGCGCACCTACGTCGTGATAGGCACACCACGCGGCGGTACGTCCCTGATCGGTGGACTGGTCCGACTGTGCGGGCTGCCGTTCGGCGAGGGCCTGCTCGACAACCACGAGGACCCGGCGTTCAACTTCGAGGCCATTCAACGCAGCGGGCAGGACCCGGCCACCACGCTGCGCCAGACGGTTCGCCAACGCAACGCCGCCCACCCGGTGTGGGGATGGAAGTATCCACGGGCCAGCCGCTACCTGGATGCGATCCGTTCCGACCTTCGCAACCCGCACCTCCTGGTCGTGCTGCGCGACCCGGTCGCTGCAGCCGGACGCCACCGAGGGGCCGACGGTGGGCGTCGCAGTGCGATCCACCTGCAGCACGAGCGGCAGGTCGTCAACGTCGAACTGATGGAACGCTGGCAGGTTCCCACCCTGGCGATCAGCTACGAACGCGGCGTGGACCAACCGGTTCGGCTGACCCGGCAGATCGCCCGCTTCCTCGGCACGCCCGCACCCGACAAGGTGCGGGTCCGGGAGTTCGTCCGTCCCGGTACCTACCAGAAGATCAAGTGA
- a CDS encoding glycosyltransferase, whose translation MTIAPTGERKLYIWTHTYHPYGGVVKTLDYGLHARALGYAVEIISPLAHRPGEGVLAIERIGALCRDDGVTFSRGRRPEMGPDSLVLFAHPRDYDMVRPALPEGASPERMIHLVQNVRHTNPFWLSGYALRLLTRPASRIVTSPVIGERIRPWVDPRALLWENTLGHDLAPFGRHRVGGVRGRPLRVLYTTWKNEVGDAVARVLEGDERFEFRAIRHTVDWTELSQHYGWSDVFLSTPNREEGTYLPGLEAMAAGSLVVTPDAGGNMDYCRPDENCLMVGFGAVDDYRGALAALAEASEERIDSLRSAGYAVTGNFGLEREQAGFGAFLDSLWSRIAAFEGTGER comes from the coding sequence GTGACCATCGCACCCACCGGTGAGCGGAAGCTGTACATCTGGACGCACACCTACCACCCGTATGGCGGCGTGGTGAAGACCCTGGACTACGGGCTCCACGCCCGTGCGCTCGGCTACGCGGTGGAGATCATCTCGCCGCTTGCCCATCGTCCCGGCGAGGGAGTGCTCGCGATCGAACGGATCGGAGCTCTGTGCCGCGACGACGGGGTCACCTTCTCCCGGGGGCGTCGACCGGAGATGGGACCCGACTCCCTGGTCCTGTTCGCGCACCCGCGTGACTACGACATGGTGCGGCCGGCGCTGCCGGAGGGCGCATCGCCCGAGCGGATGATCCACCTCGTCCAGAACGTGCGCCACACGAACCCGTTCTGGCTCTCCGGCTATGCGTTGCGGTTGCTGACCCGACCGGCGTCGCGCATCGTGACCAGTCCGGTGATCGGAGAGCGGATCCGTCCCTGGGTGGACCCGCGTGCGCTGCTGTGGGAGAACACCCTCGGTCACGACCTGGCGCCGTTCGGCCGACACCGCGTGGGGGGCGTGCGCGGGCGTCCGCTGCGCGTCCTCTACACGACGTGGAAGAACGAGGTGGGCGACGCGGTCGCCCGCGTCCTCGAGGGTGATGAGCGGTTCGAGTTCCGGGCGATCCGGCACACCGTCGACTGGACCGAGCTGAGCCAGCACTACGGGTGGTCCGACGTCTTCTTGTCGACGCCGAACCGCGAGGAGGGGACCTACCTCCCCGGTCTGGAGGCGATGGCCGCCGGAAGCCTGGTCGTCACGCCGGACGCCGGCGGGAACATGGACTACTGCCGGCCGGATGAGAACTGCCTGATGGTCGGCTTCGGCGCGGTCGACGACTATCGAGGCGCCCTGGCCGCACTGGCCGAGGCCTCCGAGGAGAGGATCGACAGTCTGCGTTCAGCGGGCTACGCGGTCACGGGGAACTTCGGTCTCGAGCGTGAGCAGGCCGGGTTCGGGGCGTTCCTCGACTCGCTGTGGAGCCGGATCGCCGCGTTCGAAGGCACGGGGGAGCGCTGA
- a CDS encoding P-II family nitrogen regulator has translation MKLVTAVIKPHKWEDVREALETFGVTGMTVSEVSGYGRQKGHTEVYRGAEYDIALVPKIRIEIVVDDGDAEDIVGIITKTAQTGRIGDGKVWVSPIETVIRVRTGDKDAEAL, from the coding sequence ATGAAGCTGGTCACCGCAGTCATCAAGCCGCACAAGTGGGAGGACGTCCGGGAAGCCCTGGAGACCTTCGGTGTCACCGGCATGACGGTCAGCGAGGTCAGCGGCTACGGGCGGCAGAAGGGCCACACCGAGGTCTATCGCGGCGCCGAGTACGACATCGCGCTGGTCCCGAAGATCCGGATCGAGATCGTGGTCGACGACGGCGACGCCGAGGACATCGTCGGCATCATCACCAAGACGGCACAGACCGGCCGCATCGGCGACGGCAAGGTGTGGGTCAGCCCGATCGAGACCGTGATCCGGGTCCGCACCGGCGACAAGGACGCCGAGGCGCTCTGA
- a CDS encoding glycosyltransferase family protein, whose translation MRVAILANDVVPGMGMPVAAPGLRAWGMAEGLRELGCEVVVIIEPGLAGSVWGRALPPPTPSGAIALRPTRIAEYVRAQSIDALVICNSNHAPALGDLGRCRLIYDFFAPKVLEMSENVARDDLEEALWQLRVRKSAALARSDAVVSNGAKKLPYVREWMERSGVPDLPLAVVNPGVPPMPPAPRRDGPLRAIATGYLQPWSRPGAWTSAVLPLLDEGILTLDLLVARHWGQRVTREETPQELSRLFEHPAVTSHQSLRFGDFRALMSGFDLSLDIFARNPERELAMVTRSVVALAGGLPVLHPPFTEVSPIIRQYGAGWLVQGDDAAEMTDVLRGIGEDEAALKSARDGAVRVSHEVFAPAVAAAPLQQLLEELL comes from the coding sequence ATGCGGGTCGCGATCCTCGCCAACGACGTCGTTCCCGGCATGGGCATGCCGGTCGCCGCACCTGGCCTGCGTGCGTGGGGAATGGCGGAGGGACTGCGTGAGCTCGGCTGCGAGGTCGTGGTGATCATCGAGCCCGGCCTGGCCGGATCGGTCTGGGGTCGCGCCCTGCCGCCGCCGACCCCCTCAGGTGCCATCGCGCTACGCCCGACGCGGATCGCGGAGTACGTGCGCGCGCAGTCCATCGACGCACTGGTGATCTGCAACTCCAACCATGCGCCGGCGCTCGGTGACCTCGGACGGTGCCGGCTCATCTACGACTTCTTCGCTCCCAAGGTGCTGGAGATGTCGGAGAACGTCGCACGCGACGATCTCGAGGAAGCTCTGTGGCAGCTGCGAGTGCGCAAGTCGGCGGCGCTGGCGCGCAGCGACGCGGTCGTATCCAACGGCGCGAAGAAGCTGCCGTACGTCCGTGAGTGGATGGAACGCAGCGGGGTCCCCGACCTCCCGCTCGCCGTCGTCAACCCCGGCGTTCCACCGATGCCACCCGCTCCGCGGCGTGATGGTCCGCTCCGCGCCATCGCCACCGGATACCTCCAGCCGTGGTCGCGGCCCGGAGCGTGGACCTCCGCAGTGCTGCCGCTGCTGGACGAGGGCATCTTGACGCTGGACCTGCTGGTCGCGCGGCACTGGGGCCAGCGCGTCACTCGCGAGGAGACGCCTCAGGAACTGAGTCGGCTCTTCGAGCATCCTGCCGTGACCAGCCACCAGAGCCTGCGCTTCGGCGACTTCCGTGCGCTGATGTCCGGATTCGATCTCAGCCTCGACATCTTCGCGCGCAATCCGGAACGGGAGCTGGCGATGGTGACGAGGTCGGTCGTCGCTCTCGCCGGCGGGCTTCCCGTCCTGCATCCGCCGTTCACCGAGGTGAGTCCGATCATCCGGCAGTACGGCGCCGGCTGGCTGGTTCAGGGCGACGACGCCGCGGAGATGACCGACGTGCTCCGCGGGATCGGGGAGGACGAGGCGGCACTGAAGTCGGCGCGGGACGGGGCGGTGCGGGTCTCGCACGAGGTGTTCGCGCCCGCGGTCGCCGCTGCGCCGCTCCAGCAGCTGCTCGAGGAGCTCCTGTGA
- a CDS encoding [protein-PII] uridylyltransferase produces MTAADRATRTEDADALCAKAFAAANGPDSGVAMVAVGGYGRGDLAPYSDLDVVLVSDDGVDTGPLAEQVWYPIWDSGARLDHSVRTLEEMLAAAAEDIRVAAGLLDVRHVAGDPNVTLRLRTTVLAQWRRDARERLPELRAMVTARHRLVGEVAHAAVPDIKEGAGGLRDAVVLKALTATWLVDVPAADLERCRRQLLDVRDLLHAAAGRATDRIAPEHWEPLAEGLGLDGERAAQRHVRELGRRLWHLNRLAWRRVDDALRRSSAARPRRPELERIAPGVARSGGEVVLDRGARPDQDPVLLLRAAAEAATRDLVLAPPTAARLVRDGAPLPDPWPAEARHQFVRLLAAGPGLLPVWETLEETGALELVLPEWERIRLLPHASVIHRFTVDRHVVETCIEASALIRGVSRPDVLAVAALLHDIGKGGLTEHSLAGAPIAHDVATRMGFEQESVDLIELLVRHHLLLASVATTRDPDDPATVEAITEHIGTPEALALLTALTEADAKATSAKAWTSWRAGLVHDLSRRAAAALTSGAVPPPIGADGIELPELADAEVSVRVQPVPDGSRVWVVAEDRVGLLAEVAAAFALRRVPVHAARAWSQGDVAVSVWDVAEQALDPRALRDQIGNIAAGRVDPALRLAPRPVAEGELAPTVVIRPEASDHSTVIEVRAGDRLGVLHLVCGALADLDISVRSAHVSTLGPQAVDVFYVQEAHAGALSETRAADAAHAIRDRVSPDE; encoded by the coding sequence ATGACGGCAGCAGACCGCGCCACCAGGACCGAGGACGCCGACGCGCTGTGCGCCAAGGCGTTCGCCGCGGCGAACGGCCCCGACAGCGGCGTGGCGATGGTGGCCGTCGGCGGCTACGGACGCGGCGACCTGGCTCCCTACTCCGACCTGGACGTGGTCCTGGTCAGCGACGACGGCGTCGACACCGGCCCGCTGGCCGAGCAGGTCTGGTACCCGATCTGGGACTCCGGCGCCCGCCTGGACCACTCGGTGCGGACGCTGGAGGAGATGCTGGCCGCGGCCGCGGAGGACATCCGGGTGGCTGCCGGCCTGCTCGACGTGCGCCACGTCGCCGGCGACCCGAACGTGACGCTGCGGCTGCGCACCACCGTGCTCGCCCAGTGGCGGCGTGACGCGCGGGAGCGGCTGCCGGAGCTGCGGGCCATGGTCACCGCCCGGCACCGGCTGGTCGGCGAGGTCGCCCACGCCGCGGTGCCCGACATCAAGGAGGGCGCCGGTGGGCTGCGGGACGCGGTCGTGCTCAAGGCGCTGACCGCGACCTGGCTCGTCGACGTGCCCGCGGCCGACCTGGAGCGGTGTCGCCGCCAGCTGCTCGACGTACGGGACCTGCTGCACGCCGCCGCCGGTCGCGCGACCGACCGGATCGCGCCCGAGCACTGGGAGCCGCTGGCCGAGGGCCTGGGACTCGACGGCGAGCGGGCCGCGCAGCGCCACGTCCGCGAGCTCGGGCGCCGGCTCTGGCACCTGAACCGGCTGGCCTGGCGCCGGGTCGACGATGCACTCCGGCGCTCCTCGGCGGCGCGCCCCCGCCGTCCCGAGCTCGAACGGATCGCGCCGGGAGTGGCCCGGTCCGGGGGAGAGGTCGTGCTGGATCGTGGTGCCCGGCCCGACCAGGACCCGGTGCTCCTGCTGCGCGCCGCCGCCGAGGCGGCCACCCGCGACCTCGTGCTCGCCCCGCCCACCGCCGCGCGACTGGTCCGCGACGGCGCGCCGCTGCCGGACCCGTGGCCGGCCGAGGCGCGACACCAGTTCGTCCGGCTGCTGGCGGCCGGCCCCGGGCTGCTCCCGGTCTGGGAGACGCTGGAGGAGACCGGCGCGCTCGAGCTGGTGCTGCCGGAGTGGGAGCGGATCCGGCTGCTGCCGCACGCCTCCGTGATCCACCGGTTCACCGTCGACCGTCACGTGGTCGAGACCTGCATCGAGGCCTCCGCCCTGATCCGCGGAGTGTCGCGCCCCGACGTGCTGGCGGTGGCGGCGCTGCTCCACGACATCGGCAAGGGCGGCCTGACCGAGCACAGCCTGGCCGGCGCACCGATCGCGCACGACGTCGCCACCCGGATGGGCTTCGAGCAGGAGTCGGTCGACCTGATCGAGCTGCTGGTGCGCCACCACCTGTTGCTGGCGTCGGTCGCCACCACCCGTGACCCCGACGACCCGGCGACCGTGGAGGCGATCACCGAGCACATCGGCACCCCGGAGGCGCTGGCCCTGCTGACCGCGCTCACCGAGGCGGACGCGAAGGCGACCTCCGCGAAGGCCTGGACCTCGTGGCGCGCCGGGCTGGTGCACGACCTGTCCCGGCGCGCCGCGGCCGCGCTGACCAGCGGCGCGGTGCCGCCACCGATCGGCGCGGACGGCATCGAGCTGCCGGAGCTCGCCGACGCGGAGGTGTCGGTCCGGGTCCAGCCGGTGCCGGACGGCTCCCGGGTCTGGGTGGTCGCCGAGGACCGGGTCGGCCTGCTCGCCGAGGTCGCTGCCGCCTTCGCGCTACGGCGGGTGCCGGTGCACGCCGCGCGCGCCTGGTCGCAGGGCGACGTCGCGGTCTCGGTGTGGGACGTCGCCGAGCAGGCGCTGGACCCGCGCGCGCTGCGCGACCAGATCGGCAACATCGCGGCCGGCCGGGTCGACCCGGCGCTGCGGCTGGCGCCGCGGCCGGTCGCGGAGGGCGAGCTGGCACCGACCGTGGTGATCCGACCGGAGGCCAGCGACCACTCCACGGTGATCGAGGTGCGGGCCGGGGACCGGCTCGGCGTCCTGCACCTGGTCTGCGGTGCGCTCGCCGACCTGGACATCTCGGTCCGCTCCGCGCACGTGTCCACGCTGGGCCCGCAGGCGGTCGACGTCTTCTACGTCCAGGAGGCCCACGCCGGCGCCCTGTCGGAGACCCGTGCCGCCGACGCGGCGCACGCGATCCGGGACCGGGTCAGCCCCGACGAGTGA
- a CDS encoding PIN domain-containing protein translates to MSVLVVDAANVVGARADGWWKDRAGAARRLHEELLVADIDYDVIVLVLEGQAKGGVRAGRDAHVRTVHAPKDGDATIVAEARKAAEKGQRVVVVTADRALDARVHGVGATAIGPTWLLDRL, encoded by the coding sequence GTGAGCGTGCTCGTCGTCGACGCCGCCAACGTCGTCGGCGCCCGCGCCGACGGGTGGTGGAAGGACCGGGCCGGCGCGGCACGCCGGCTGCACGAGGAGCTCCTGGTCGCCGACATCGACTACGACGTGATCGTGCTGGTCCTCGAGGGGCAGGCCAAGGGGGGCGTGCGGGCCGGCCGCGACGCCCACGTGCGCACCGTGCACGCCCCGAAGGACGGCGACGCGACGATCGTCGCGGAGGCGCGCAAGGCCGCCGAGAAGGGGCAACGGGTGGTCGTGGTCACCGCCGACCGAGCGCTGGATGCGCGCGTGCACGGGGTCGGCGCCACCGCGATCGGCCCCACCTGGCTGCTCGACCGACTCTGA
- the ftsY gene encoding signal recognition particle-docking protein FtsY — translation MEWLYLVIGIAVLGVLVLIGFLAGGRRRSTPPAGDTGVLAPEEATTAAPPETEVAPEELVEEPVAPAEPATPTLEKPEKPASRLVRLRQRLAGSGALGRGLLGLLSRDNLDEDTWEAIEDLLIGADIGVGPTQELVDRLRTRMRVEGGADGASAREILREELITLVDPTLDRSLDVSGADGKPGVVLVVGVNGTGKTTTVGKLSRILVAEERTTLLAAADTFRAAATEQLATWGERVGVEVVRGPEGGDPASVAFEAVKRGVDEGVDTVVVDTAGRLQNKQGLMDELGKVKRVIEKQAPVTEVLLVLDATTGQNGLVQAKVFSEVVDVTGIALTKLDGSAKGGIVVAVQRQLGVPVKLVGLGEGADDLAPFDAGAFVDALLG, via the coding sequence ATGGAGTGGCTCTACCTCGTCATCGGGATCGCCGTGCTGGGCGTCCTGGTCCTCATCGGCTTCCTCGCCGGAGGGCGTCGTCGCTCGACGCCTCCCGCGGGCGACACAGGAGTGCTGGCACCCGAGGAGGCCACGACCGCCGCACCACCCGAGACGGAGGTCGCGCCCGAGGAACTCGTCGAGGAGCCCGTGGCGCCGGCCGAGCCCGCCACGCCCACGCTCGAGAAGCCCGAGAAGCCGGCCTCGCGTCTGGTCCGGCTCCGCCAGCGCCTCGCCGGGTCGGGCGCCCTGGGGCGTGGTCTGCTCGGTCTGCTGAGCCGCGACAACCTCGACGAGGACACTTGGGAGGCGATCGAGGATCTGTTGATCGGTGCCGACATCGGTGTCGGACCGACCCAGGAGCTGGTGGACCGGTTGCGCACCCGGATGCGGGTGGAGGGCGGCGCCGACGGGGCGTCGGCCCGGGAGATCCTCCGTGAGGAGCTGATCACGCTGGTCGATCCGACGCTGGACCGTTCGCTCGACGTGAGCGGCGCGGACGGCAAGCCGGGCGTGGTGCTGGTGGTCGGCGTGAACGGCACCGGTAAGACCACCACGGTCGGCAAGCTCTCGCGGATCCTGGTCGCCGAGGAGCGCACCACCCTGCTGGCGGCCGCAGACACCTTCCGCGCCGCCGCCACCGAGCAGTTGGCGACCTGGGGGGAGCGGGTCGGCGTCGAGGTGGTCCGTGGGCCGGAGGGCGGTGATCCCGCCAGCGTCGCGTTCGAGGCGGTGAAGCGCGGCGTCGACGAAGGCGTCGACACGGTCGTGGTCGACACGGCGGGACGGCTGCAGAACAAGCAGGGCCTGATGGACGAGCTGGGCAAGGTCAAGCGCGTCATCGAGAAGCAGGCCCCGGTGACCGAGGTGCTCTTGGTCCTCGACGCGACCACTGGTCAGAACGGCCTCGTCCAGGCCAAGGTGTTCTCCGAGGTCGTCGACGTCACCGGCATCGCACTCACCAAGCTCGACGGCTCCGCGAAGGGCGGCATCGTGGTGGCGGTCCAGCGCCAGCTCGGCGTACCGGTCAAGCTGGTCGGGCTGGGCGAGGGAGCGGACGACCTGGCGCCGTTCGACGCGGGCGCCTTCGTCGACGCCCTGCTCGGGTAG
- a CDS encoding amidohydrolase family protein, whose amino-acid sequence MPPPPLRFRGPVLPDGETRELWVVDGTVTYQRPSGAETAAEGWIVPGLVDAHNHLGLEDGGAVSDERIEEQTLADRANGVLLTRDCGSPADTRWVQQREDLPRLIRCGRHIARTKRYIRNYADEVEPAELAGAVAAQADAGDGWVKLVGDWISREEDDLAPSFPADAVAEAIATAHAHGAKVTAHCFGNDSLSPLLDAGIDCIEHGTGLGEHHLDQMAAGGVALVPTVLQTDKFPGFADAGRAKFPGYATTMETLHARRREVLLAAHEAGVALYVGSDGGGSARHGVLHEEIQAMVDLGLPAYDVLAAASWRGRAWLGWNGGLDEGDPADFVVYDRNPVDDLSVLAAPARVVLRGVVVS is encoded by the coding sequence ATGCCTCCACCGCCGCTTCGCTTCCGTGGTCCCGTCCTGCCCGATGGCGAGACCCGTGAGCTCTGGGTGGTCGACGGCACGGTCACCTACCAGCGGCCCTCCGGGGCGGAGACCGCGGCCGAGGGCTGGATCGTTCCGGGGTTGGTCGACGCCCACAACCACCTCGGGCTCGAGGACGGAGGCGCGGTCAGTGACGAGCGGATCGAGGAGCAGACCCTCGCAGACCGGGCCAACGGGGTCCTGCTGACCCGTGACTGCGGCTCGCCCGCCGACACCCGGTGGGTGCAGCAACGGGAGGACCTGCCGCGCCTGATCCGCTGCGGGCGCCACATCGCACGCACCAAGCGCTACATCCGCAACTACGCCGATGAGGTGGAGCCGGCCGAGCTCGCCGGTGCCGTCGCCGCGCAGGCCGACGCCGGCGACGGCTGGGTGAAGCTGGTCGGTGACTGGATCTCACGCGAGGAGGACGACCTGGCGCCGTCGTTCCCGGCCGACGCCGTCGCGGAGGCGATCGCCACCGCTCACGCGCACGGCGCGAAGGTCACTGCGCACTGCTTCGGCAACGACTCGCTGTCGCCGCTGCTCGACGCCGGCATCGACTGCATCGAGCACGGCACGGGCCTCGGCGAGCATCACCTCGACCAGATGGCGGCCGGGGGAGTGGCCCTGGTGCCGACGGTGCTGCAGACGGACAAGTTCCCCGGGTTCGCCGACGCCGGCCGGGCCAAGTTCCCCGGCTACGCCACCACGATGGAGACCCTGCACGCCCGGCGGCGGGAGGTGCTGCTCGCGGCGCACGAGGCGGGGGTCGCGCTCTACGTCGGCAGCGACGGAGGCGGTTCGGCCCGGCACGGCGTGCTGCACGAGGAGATCCAGGCGATGGTCGACCTGGGCCTACCGGCGTACGACGTGCTGGCGGCGGCGTCCTGGCGCGGGCGGGCGTGGCTCGGCTGGAACGGCGGTCTCGACGAGGGCGACCCGGCCGACTTCGTCGTCTACGACCGCAACCCGGTCGACGACCTCTCCGTCCTGGCCGCCCCGGCCCGGGTGGTGCTCCGCGGCGTGGTCGTCTCCTGA
- a CDS encoding sulfotransferase, producing the protein MLEILQLPFADEDGSAYRSFLERGAAEGVCVVGEMTPAYAALDEDGFRMVEHVLDGPRIVFVMRDPLTRWWSSVRMREEKNPQEVFSAPIHSAAHWRRCDYAGTIQRLDTVFPPERVHYVFYEHLFTPEALGGIAQFLGVAETWPWSLEERVREGRPAPLPEPSAELLTQLEPVYKFVRERFGDRVPATWRH; encoded by the coding sequence ATGCTAGAGATCCTCCAACTGCCCTTCGCAGATGAGGACGGCTCCGCCTACCGCTCGTTCTTGGAGCGCGGGGCCGCCGAGGGAGTGTGTGTTGTCGGTGAGATGACGCCCGCCTACGCCGCGCTCGACGAGGACGGTTTCCGGATGGTTGAGCACGTACTGGACGGTCCACGGATCGTGTTCGTGATGCGTGACCCGCTGACGCGCTGGTGGTCCAGCGTCCGTATGCGGGAGGAGAAGAATCCTCAGGAGGTGTTCTCCGCCCCGATCCACTCGGCCGCGCACTGGCGCCGCTGTGACTACGCCGGAACCATCCAGCGCTTGGATACCGTCTTCCCTCCCGAGCGGGTGCACTACGTCTTCTACGAGCATCTTTTTACCCCCGAGGCCCTCGGTGGGATCGCACAGTTCCTCGGCGTCGCGGAGACCTGGCCTTGGAGCTTGGAGGAGCGCGTCCGCGAGGGACGGCCGGCACCGCTGCCCGAGCCATCAGCCGAACTGCTCACACAGCTGGAGCCGGTCTACAAGTTCGTCCGGGAGCGGTTCGGCGACCGGGTGCCCGCGACCTGGCGGCACTGA
- the ffh gene encoding signal recognition particle protein: MFATLSDRLSATFKNLRGKGRLSDADIDATAREIRIALLEADVALPVVKEFVAAVKERARGEEVSGALNPAQQIVKIVNDELVTILGGETRRLRYAKSGPTVIMLAGLQGAGKTTLAAKLALWFKEQDMSPLLVACDLQRPNAVNQLQVNGERVGVPVFAPEPGNGVGDPVGVARSAVGEARRTLHDVVIVDTAGRLGVDAEMMGQAAAIRDAVNPDEVLFVVDAMIGQDALVTAQAFLDGVGYDGVVLTKLDGDARGGAALSIRQVTGKPVMFASSGEKMTDFDVFHPDRMASRILDMGDMMTLIEQAEKAFDQEQALKAAQKLSGQGGDFTLDDFLEQMQQVRKLGSMSKILQMLPGMGQVRDQLENFDDREIDRIEAIIRSMTPAERANPKIIDGSRRARIAKGCGRNVSDVNSLVDRFFEARKMMSQMAKGGGFPGMPGMPGMPGVGGPGGGKRVSAKQKQKSKGKGGKRRSGNPAKAAKQETAAKDKAAQAGSNPFGIGADVDYEKAAADLDLPKDFSKFLK; encoded by the coding sequence TTGTTCGCCACACTGTCCGACCGCCTCTCCGCGACGTTCAAGAACCTGCGCGGCAAGGGTCGCCTCTCCGATGCCGACATCGACGCCACCGCCCGGGAGATCCGGATCGCGCTCCTCGAGGCCGATGTCGCCCTGCCGGTGGTCAAGGAGTTCGTGGCGGCGGTCAAGGAGCGCGCCCGTGGCGAAGAGGTCAGCGGTGCGCTGAACCCGGCTCAGCAGATCGTCAAGATCGTCAACGACGAGCTCGTCACCATCCTCGGCGGCGAGACCCGGCGGCTGCGCTACGCCAAGTCCGGTCCCACCGTGATCATGCTCGCCGGTCTGCAGGGCGCCGGCAAGACGACCCTGGCGGCCAAGCTCGCGCTCTGGTTCAAGGAGCAGGACATGTCGCCGCTGCTGGTCGCCTGCGACCTGCAGCGCCCCAACGCGGTGAACCAGCTGCAGGTCAACGGTGAGCGGGTCGGCGTTCCGGTCTTCGCCCCCGAGCCCGGCAACGGCGTCGGGGACCCGGTCGGCGTGGCGCGTTCCGCCGTCGGCGAGGCCAGGCGCACGCTGCACGACGTGGTCATCGTCGACACTGCGGGCCGCCTCGGCGTCGACGCCGAGATGATGGGGCAGGCCGCGGCCATCCGCGACGCGGTGAACCCCGACGAGGTCCTCTTCGTCGTCGACGCGATGATCGGCCAGGACGCGCTGGTCACCGCCCAGGCGTTCCTCGACGGCGTCGGGTACGACGGCGTGGTGCTCACCAAGCTCGACGGTGACGCCCGCGGTGGTGCCGCCCTCTCCATCCGCCAGGTCACCGGCAAGCCGGTCATGTTCGCCTCCAGCGGCGAGAAGATGACCGACTTCGACGTCTTCCACCCCGACAGGATGGCCTCGCGCATCCTGGACATGGGCGACATGATGACCCTGATCGAGCAGGCCGAGAAGGCCTTCGACCAGGAGCAGGCGCTCAAGGCCGCGCAGAAGCTGAGCGGCCAGGGCGGCGACTTCACCCTCGACGACTTCCTCGAGCAGATGCAGCAGGTCCGCAAGCTCGGCTCGATGTCGAAGATCCTGCAGATGCTGCCCGGGATGGGGCAGGTCCGCGACCAGCTCGAGAACTTCGACGACCGCGAGATCGACCGGATCGAGGCGATCATCCGCTCGATGACGCCGGCCGAGCGGGCCAACCCGAAGATCATCGACGGCTCGCGCCGCGCCCGCATCGCCAAGGGATGCGGCCGCAACGTGTCGGACGTCAACAGCCTCGTCGACCGGTTCTTCGAGGCCCGCAAGATGATGTCGCAGATGGCCAAGGGCGGCGGGTTCCCCGGGATGCCCGGCATGCCGGGGATGCCCGGCGTGGGTGGCCCCGGTGGCGGCAAGCGGGTCAGCGCCAAGCAGAAGCAGAAGTCCAAGGGCAAGGGGGGCAAGCGCCGCTCGGGCAACCCCGCCAAGGCCGCGAAGCAGGAGACCGCGGCGAAGGACAAGGCCGCGCAGGCCGGGTCCAACCCCTTCGGGATCGGCGCCGACGTCGACTACGAGAAGGCCGCCGCCGACCTCGACCTGCCCAAGGACTTCTCGAAGTTCCTCAAGTGA